Proteins found in one Triticum aestivum cultivar Chinese Spring chromosome 4D, IWGSC CS RefSeq v2.1, whole genome shotgun sequence genomic segment:
- the LOC123096984 gene encoding ABC transporter F family member 5 translates to MATMDVLSAKLLRSSLHPHAPCLPCPSLPSRRYRRPSSIYCRLTTSSLPSSSAATTSEGDANQDLTALLSDESTTAAPGAGSRKKRPNSGASSIPSGVRLENISKSYKGVTVLKDVSWEVQRGEKVGLVGVNGAGKTTQLRIIAGLEEPDGGNVVKAKENMKIAFLSQEFEVCASQTVREEFFSAFQEEMGVKTRLDQVQAALERATEDMDLMGRLLDELDLLQRQSQDVDLGMVDVKIQKLMPELGFVPEDADRLVASFSGGWKMRMSLGKILLQDPDLLLLDEPTNHVDLDTIEWLESYLKTQDVPMVIISHDRAFLDQCCTKIVETEFGVSKTYKGNYSGYVLAKAIWVETQRAAWEKQQKEIEHTRELISRLGAGASSGRASSEQKKLEKLEKEGLIEKPFQRKQLKIRFPERGRSGRTVLAIHNLKFGFGDKILFNNANLIVERGEKIAIIGPNGCGKSTLLKLALGTEKPQEGEVILGEHNVLPNYFEQNQAEALDLEKTVLDTVAEAAEDWKIDDIKGLLGRCNFRDDMLNRKVRFLSGGEKARLSFCKFMVTPSTLLILDEPTNHLDIPSKEMLEEAISEYTGTVITVSHDRYFVKQIVNRVIEVKDQTIQDYQGDYNYYLERNLEARERELARAEELEEKAPKVKAKSKMSKAEKLARKKQKVQAFQQSKQKSKSMKNSKRWN, encoded by the exons ATGGCCACCATGGACGTCCTCTCCGCCAAGCTCCTCCGCTCCTCCCTCCACCCGCACGCCCCCTGTCTTCCCTGCCCATCCCTCCCGTCCCGACGCTACCGCCGCCCCTCCTCAATCTACTGCCGCCTCACCACCTCCTCCCTCCcgtcctcctccgccgccaccacgTCCGAGGGGGACGCAAACCAGGACCTTACCGCCCTCCTCTCCGATGAATCCACCACCGCCGCGCCCGGCGCCGGTTCCAGGAAGAAGCGGCCGAACAGCGGCGCGTCGAGCATCCCGTCCGGGGTGCGGCTGGAGAACATCTCCAAGTCTTACAAGGGAGTGACAGTCCTGAAGGACGTATCCTGGGAAGTGCAGCGTGGGGAGAAGGTGGGGCTCGTTGGCGTCAACGGCGCCGGCAAGACCACGCAACTCCGCATCATCGCCGGTCTCGAAGAGCCCGACGGCGGCAACGTCGTCAAGGCCAAGGAGAACATGAAGATCGCCTTCCTCAGCCAGGAGTTCGAAGTCTGCGCCTCCCAGACCGTCAGGGAGGAGTTTTTCAGCGCCTTCCAGGAGGAGATGGGCGTTAAGACCCGCCTTGACCAGGTGCAGGCGGCGCTTGAGCGAGCAACCGAGGACATGGACCTCATGGGGAGGCTCCTcgacgagctcgacctgctgcagCGGCAGTCGCAGGACGTCGACCTGGGCATGGTGGATGTCAAGATTCAGAAGCTCATGCCCGAGCTCGGGTTTGTGCCGGAGGACGCTGACCGCCTTGTCGCATCCTTCAGCGGAGGCTGGAAGATGAGGATGTCGCTTGGCAAGATACTTCTTCAG GATCCTGATTTGCTTCTACTTGACGAGCCCACAAATCATGTTGATTTGGACACCATTGAGTGGCTGGAGAGCTACCTTAAGACCCAGGATGTACCAATGGTCATCATATCTCATGACAGGGCTTTCCTTGATCAGTGTTGTACAAAGATAGTGGAGACTGAATTTGGGGTGTCGAAAACATACAAGGGTAACTATTCTGGATATGTTCTAGCAAAGGCGATTTGGGTGGAAACTCAACGTGCTGCATGGGAGAAGCAGCAGAAGGAGATTGAGCATACAAGGGAACTGATAAGTCGGCTTGGGGCTGGAGCTAGCTCGGGGCGTGCTTCAAGTGAGCAAAAG AAATTGGAAAAGCTTGAGAAAGAAGGGTTGATTGAGAAACCTTTCCAAAGGAAGCAGTTAAAGATCAGGTTTCCTGAACGTGGGAGAAGCGGTAGAACTGTGTTAGCAATACACAATCTCAAGTTTGGGTTTGGGGATAAG ATATTgttcaacaatgctaatctaatagTTGAGAGAGGCGAAAAGATAGCCATTATTGGCCCCAATGGATGTGGTAAGAGCACGTTACTGAAACTTGCTTTGGGAACGGAGAAGCCACAAGAAGGTGAAGTCATTCTTGGGGAGCATAATGTCCTGCCTAACTACTTCGAGCAGAATCAG GCAGAAGCTCTTGATTTAGAGAAGACTGTACTGGACACTGTAGCTGAAGCTGCAGAGGATTGGAAAATTGATGATATCAAAGGTCTCCTTGGTCGTTGTAACTTTAGGGATGACATGCTGAATAGAAAGGTTCGGTTTTTAAGTGGTGGAGAGAAG GCGAGGCTTTCCTTTTGCAAGTTCATGGTGACTCCATCTACTTTACTAATCTTGGATGAACCAACAAATCACCTCGATATTCCATCAAAGGAAATGCTTGAG GAGGCAATATCAGAATACACGGGCACTGTAATAACAGTTTCTCATGATCGGTATTTTGTCAAACAAATAGTTAACAGAGTCATTGAAGTGAAAGATCAAACTATCCAGGACTATCAAGGAGATTACAAT TATTACCTTGAAAGGAACCTGGAGGCGAGAGAAAGGGAACTTGCCCGTGCGGAAGAGCTCGAGGAAAAGGCCCCCAAAGTAAAAGCCAAGTCAAAAATGTCAAAG GCGGAGAAACTTGCAAGGAAGAAACAGAAAGTGCAGGCCTTCCAACAAAGCAAGCAGAAATCAAAATCAATGAAAAACTCGAAGAGGTGGAACTGA